A genomic region of Caldalkalibacillus thermarum contains the following coding sequences:
- the rnr gene encoding ribonuclease R, with amino-acid sequence MIDKMALLEFFEEQATKPLSVQELQDMLEIGSADEFKNLMKLLNLLEEEGRIVRTRTNRYGVPERMNLIKGRIQGHGRGFAFLIPEHPEDPDVYIAEKDLNGAMNRDIVLVRLNRTSTGPGLEGEVVRILERGLTEVVGTFQDQEYYGFVVPDDKNIAQDIFVPKAKTKGAVEGHKVVVKITKYPEGRRSPEGEVTEILGHKNDPGVDILSIIRKYQLPEEFPEEVMKEAEAIPDEIDPAEIERRRDLRHETIVTIDGEDAKDLDDAISLKKNKEGNYLLGVHIADVSYYVKEGSALDEEAFRRGNSVYLVDRVIPMLPHRLSNGICSLNPKVDRLTLTCQMEITPDGEVIHHEFFPSVIRTTERMTYTNVRKIVEREDEEVLKRYEPLVPFFDLMKELALILRDKRMRRGAIDFDFKEAKVVVDEEGKPVDVVLQERSIAEKIIEEFMLAANETVAEHFHWLNVPFIYRIHEDPKPEKLQAFLEFITNFGYVVRGSANRVHPRSLQQLLEQIKDTPEETVISTVMLRSMQQARYSPESVGHFGLATPFYTHFTSPIRRYPDLIVHRLMRTYLFEQNMSEKTQAHWAEKLPLIAEQSSQRERLAVDAERETDDLKKAEFMQDKIGEEFEGVISGVAPFGLFVELPNTVEGLIHVSYLTDDYYHFHDKHYAMIGERTGRIFRIGDSVKVRVIGVNLDERSVDFELVEVKGRRERTKKSHDRQAERLRALTNNKAKAKKKRNKRR; translated from the coding sequence ATGATCGACAAAATGGCATTGCTTGAGTTTTTTGAAGAACAAGCCACCAAGCCGCTTAGCGTGCAAGAGCTGCAAGACATGCTGGAGATCGGGTCTGCTGATGAGTTTAAAAACTTAATGAAACTTTTAAATCTCTTAGAGGAAGAGGGAAGGATTGTCCGTACCCGGACTAACCGTTACGGTGTGCCGGAACGCATGAATCTGATCAAGGGACGCATCCAAGGGCATGGACGGGGATTTGCCTTTCTGATTCCCGAGCATCCCGAGGATCCCGATGTCTATATTGCTGAGAAAGATTTGAATGGCGCCATGAACCGGGACATTGTCCTGGTTCGCTTGAACCGGACAAGCACGGGTCCTGGCCTGGAAGGGGAAGTCGTCCGCATATTGGAGCGGGGCTTGACCGAGGTGGTTGGGACTTTCCAGGATCAGGAGTATTACGGCTTTGTGGTTCCTGATGATAAAAATATCGCTCAGGATATTTTTGTTCCCAAAGCAAAGACAAAAGGGGCAGTTGAAGGGCACAAAGTGGTGGTTAAAATCACGAAATACCCGGAAGGGCGGCGCAGTCCTGAAGGGGAAGTGACTGAAATACTGGGGCACAAAAATGACCCCGGCGTTGATATTTTATCCATCATCCGCAAATACCAGCTGCCAGAAGAATTTCCAGAAGAGGTGATGAAAGAGGCGGAAGCGATTCCCGACGAAATTGATCCGGCTGAAATCGAACGGCGGCGGGATCTTCGTCATGAAACGATTGTTACCATTGACGGGGAGGATGCCAAAGATCTGGATGATGCCATCAGTTTGAAAAAAAACAAAGAGGGCAACTACTTGTTGGGCGTACATATTGCCGACGTCAGCTACTATGTCAAGGAAGGATCGGCGCTGGATGAAGAAGCATTCAGAAGGGGCAACAGCGTCTATCTGGTTGACCGGGTGATTCCCATGTTGCCCCACCGCTTGTCCAACGGTATTTGCAGTTTAAATCCTAAAGTGGACCGGCTCACCTTGACTTGCCAAATGGAAATTACACCGGACGGGGAAGTGATCCACCATGAATTTTTCCCCAGTGTGATCCGCACGACTGAGCGTATGACCTATACCAATGTGCGCAAGATCGTGGAGCGGGAAGATGAAGAGGTGTTAAAACGCTATGAGCCGTTGGTTCCGTTCTTTGATCTGATGAAAGAGCTGGCCTTGATTTTACGGGACAAGCGTATGCGGCGCGGCGCCATCGATTTTGATTTCAAAGAGGCGAAAGTGGTGGTGGACGAGGAAGGGAAACCAGTTGATGTGGTGCTGCAAGAGCGCTCCATTGCCGAGAAGATCATTGAGGAGTTTATGCTGGCAGCCAATGAAACGGTGGCTGAACATTTTCACTGGCTCAATGTGCCGTTTATTTATCGTATCCATGAGGATCCCAAGCCGGAAAAACTGCAAGCGTTCTTGGAGTTTATCACCAACTTCGGTTACGTGGTCCGCGGCTCGGCCAACCGGGTGCATCCCCGTTCATTGCAACAGCTGTTGGAGCAGATTAAAGATACACCGGAAGAAACCGTGATCAGCACGGTCATGTTACGCTCCATGCAGCAGGCACGCTATTCTCCGGAAAGCGTAGGTCATTTTGGCTTGGCCACGCCATTTTACACCCATTTTACCTCGCCCATCCGCCGTTACCCTGATTTGATCGTGCACCGGCTGATGCGCACCTATCTGTTTGAACAAAATATGAGCGAAAAAACTCAGGCTCATTGGGCAGAGAAATTACCCCTGATTGCCGAACAATCTTCTCAGCGGGAGCGTTTGGCCGTTGATGCTGAGCGGGAAACAGACGATTTGAAAAAAGCGGAGTTTATGCAGGATAAGATTGGCGAGGAATTTGAAGGAGTGATCAGCGGTGTTGCTCCGTTCGGCCTGTTTGTTGAATTGCCCAATACTGTGGAAGGACTGATCCATGTCAGCTACTTAACTGACGATTATTATCACTTCCATGATAAACACTATGCCATGATCGGGGAGCGTACAGGGCGGATTTTCCGCATCGGTGACAGCGTCAAAGTGCGGGTCATCGGGGTTAATCTGGATGAACGGTCGGTGGATTTTGAGCTGGTGGAAGTAAAAGGAAGGCGGGAGCGCACGAAGAAAAGCCATGACCGCCAAGCCGAACGGCTGCGTGCGCTGACGAATAACAAGGCCAAGGCTAAAAAGAAGCGCAACAAACGGAGATAA
- a CDS encoding alpha/beta hydrolase, whose product MQAQPAPFLFKADGSTTGVLLIHGFTGTTLELKPLGRHLHAAGWTVHAPLLKGHGVTPEEMGCTTWVDWFVSARDGYRLLREEGCELVVVVGLSMGGLLALKIAQHEPVAGIVTLCAPLKVRDPRLSLARYLQYMFPYAKRRGRKADHIEPHLYVYERTPLSCVVSLEELMHNVRYVLPRLKQPALIIQAVQDETVHPASGQMLYEQIGSADKELVLFEQSGHIITLDREQDRLHETVTQFIRRIESTTRSHPNT is encoded by the coding sequence ATGCAAGCACAACCAGCGCCGTTTTTGTTCAAAGCAGATGGCAGCACAACGGGTGTGCTTTTAATCCATGGTTTTACTGGTACCACACTGGAGTTAAAGCCCCTTGGGCGGCATTTGCATGCGGCGGGCTGGACGGTGCATGCCCCCTTGTTAAAGGGACATGGAGTCACACCGGAAGAGATGGGCTGTACCACATGGGTGGACTGGTTTGTCAGCGCCAGAGATGGCTACCGGCTGTTGCGGGAGGAGGGGTGTGAGCTTGTTGTGGTGGTTGGCTTGTCCATGGGTGGGCTGCTGGCTTTAAAAATAGCCCAGCATGAACCGGTGGCGGGGATTGTGACCTTGTGTGCCCCCCTAAAAGTGAGAGATCCTCGTCTCAGTCTGGCCAGATACCTGCAATATATGTTCCCTTATGCTAAGCGGAGAGGACGGAAGGCGGATCATATCGAGCCTCATCTCTATGTCTATGAGCGGACTCCTTTATCTTGTGTGGTTAGTTTAGAGGAATTGATGCACAATGTCCGGTATGTGCTCCCCCGCCTTAAGCAACCTGCCCTGATTATTCAGGCCGTACAAGATGAAACGGTCCATCCTGCGAGCGGACAGATGCTTTATGAACAAATCGGCAGTGCGGATAAAGAGCTGGTGCTGTTCGAACAGTCCGGTCACATCATTACCCTTGATCGTGAGCAGGACAGGTTGCATGAGACAGTCACACAGTTTATCCGGCGCATCGAAAGTACCACGAGATCGCACCCCAACACTTGA
- a CDS encoding alpha/beta hydrolase — MKGCMLIHGFTGSPHEVMPLAEHLKRHTDWLIHTPTLPGHGARESLKDINWQDWVTFAERECGRIVRQCTRLHLVGFSMGSLIAAYLANRFPVRKLVLLSPAVYAPNPQQIIRDVADLLREGWEDNGAMISTLERYKTKITQTPLRAVLQFRKMVRTLTPEINKVDVPVLIIHGKKDDLADPRSADYVYQQVKSPSKEIVWLEKSKHVICHDCEQEQVIRKVSQFFDIPTA, encoded by the coding sequence GTGAAAGGCTGCATGCTGATCCATGGTTTTACCGGCAGCCCCCATGAAGTGATGCCGCTTGCTGAACACTTGAAGCGTCATACCGATTGGCTGATTCACACACCCACCCTCCCAGGACACGGTGCAAGGGAAAGCCTGAAAGATATAAACTGGCAGGATTGGGTCACCTTTGCCGAGCGGGAATGTGGCAGGATTGTCCGGCAATGTACGCGGCTGCATCTCGTCGGTTTTTCCATGGGCAGTTTGATCGCAGCATATTTGGCCAACCGCTTTCCGGTAAGAAAATTGGTTTTGTTAAGCCCGGCTGTGTATGCTCCCAATCCACAGCAAATCATCAGGGATGTGGCTGATCTTTTGCGGGAAGGCTGGGAAGACAACGGGGCAATGATATCTACCTTGGAAAGATATAAAACCAAAATCACGCAGACACCGCTCAGGGCGGTGCTTCAGTTTCGCAAAATGGTTCGGACGTTAACACCGGAAATCAATAAAGTTGATGTGCCTGTATTGATTATCCATGGCAAAAAAGATGATCTGGCCGACCCGAGAAGCGCAGACTATGTATACCAACAGGTGAAATCGCCCAGCAAGGAAATTGTTTGGCTGGAAAAATCCAAGCATGTCATTTGCCATGATTGTGAACAAGAACAGGTGATCCGTAAAGTGAGCCAATTTTTTGATATACCTACTGCTTGA
- the secG gene encoding preprotein translocase subunit SecG, which produces MTGLLKVLLILISLALIAVVLLQSGRSAGLSGAISGASEQLLGKTKARGIDALLGKLTVVFGTIFILLTLAVAYIVQ; this is translated from the coding sequence ATGACTGGCTTGTTGAAAGTATTGCTCATTCTGATATCCCTCGCCCTTATTGCTGTCGTTTTATTGCAATCTGGACGGAGCGCCGGACTGTCAGGTGCAATCAGCGGTGCTTCAGAGCAACTGCTGGGCAAAACGAAAGCCCGCGGCATCGATGCCTTGCTGGGCAAATTGACTGTGGTGTTTGGTACCATTTTCATTTTACTGACCCTGGCCGTAGCCTACATTGTACAATAA
- a CDS encoding FAD-dependent oxidoreductase has protein sequence MYDIAIIGAGPAGASAALFTSKAGKKTILFDHDKSITKRARIENHYGIMEIAGPDLVDIGKKQAEKFGTQLVNEEVTDINKQGDTFVIHTANDTYEAKYIILATGLSTDLAEKLGLKTKPGTEPRIKTIVETDPQGKTNVEKVWAAGTVAGVSVHTIITAGDGAKVAINLLSEINGERYVDHDVLK, from the coding sequence ATGTACGATATTGCCATTATCGGTGCAGGTCCTGCAGGCGCCAGCGCGGCTCTGTTTACATCAAAAGCGGGAAAGAAAACCATTCTGTTTGACCATGACAAAAGCATCACCAAACGGGCTCGGATCGAAAACCACTACGGAATTATGGAAATCGCAGGGCCTGACTTGGTAGACATTGGCAAAAAACAGGCTGAAAAATTTGGCACCCAACTGGTGAATGAAGAGGTCACCGATATAAACAAACAAGGAGATACCTTTGTCATTCACACGGCTAACGACACATATGAGGCCAAATACATCATCCTAGCCACCGGCCTCTCTACTGACCTGGCCGAGAAGCTTGGTCTGAAAACAAAACCTGGAACCGAGCCGAGAATTAAAACCATTGTTGAAACCGACCCGCAAGGAAAAACAAATGTTGAGAAAGTATGGGCCGCGGGCACAGTCGCCGGTGTCAGCGTACATACCATTATTACTGCCGGTGACGGCGCCAAAGTCGCCATTAATCTCCTCAGCGAAATCAATGGCGAACGGTATGTTGACCATGATGTTTTAAAATAA
- a CDS encoding thioredoxin family protein, which produces MSKNIAHKLGQGMTPQDFIEGMTVNRDKLTSWYDRFVWAEDKRSAFQQLRNRRDLRCAIIASDWCGDVVRNLPVVLKVVEEAEIPTEIFIMEQHLDLIDQFLTMGGRAIPKVLFTDQDGNVLAEWGPRPAYVQEPMVRFKQENPDPKAPDYDEKKTAAYEEILKRYGKGTDYQKLIVDELYSLLSAI; this is translated from the coding sequence ATGAGTAAAAATATTGCTCACAAACTTGGACAGGGGATGACACCCCAAGATTTTATTGAGGGAATGACCGTTAATCGCGATAAACTGACTAGCTGGTATGACCGGTTTGTCTGGGCTGAAGACAAAAGGTCTGCCTTTCAACAGTTAAGGAACCGCCGGGATCTGCGCTGTGCCATCATTGCCTCTGACTGGTGCGGAGATGTGGTGCGCAATCTGCCTGTTGTCCTCAAGGTGGTGGAAGAGGCGGAGATTCCCACGGAAATTTTTATCATGGAACAACATCTGGACCTGATCGATCAATTTTTAACCATGGGCGGCCGGGCCATCCCTAAAGTGCTATTTACCGATCAGGACGGCAATGTGCTGGCTGAATGGGGACCGCGACCCGCTTATGTGCAAGAACCTATGGTGCGTTTCAAACAGGAAAATCCGGATCCTAAGGCCCCGGATTACGACGAGAAAAAGACAGCGGCCTACGAAGAAATATTAAAACGTTATGGGAAAGGGACGGATTATCAAAAGCTGATTGTGGATGAACTGTACAGTCTGCTGTCAGCGATTTAA
- a CDS encoding NAD(P)/FAD-dependent oxidoreductase translates to MQTCIVVGGGILGASTAYHLAKAGAKVTLVDRQDPGQATDAAAGILCPWVTQRRNKAWYRLAKNGARHYPALIKELEEEGITDTGYARVGTICLHTDEEKLDKIEERAYKRRQDAPEIGEITRLSPKETKDLFPPLKEQYSAVHISGGARVNGRALREALVYVAKRYGASFLYGDATLVAEDNHVIGIKVNGEKLYADQVIVTTGAWAKALLQPLGVRLQVAPQRAQIVHLELPDTDTSKWPVVMPPANKYILSFEGGRVVIGATHEDNVGFDARVTAGGLHEILNKALEIAPGLANGTVLETRVGFRPLTPGFLPVVGPLPGYKGVLIANGLGSSGLTVGPYLGAELAKLALGREMEIDITDYDVCSALENH, encoded by the coding sequence ATGCAAACCTGTATTGTCGTTGGCGGCGGGATTCTCGGGGCATCTACCGCTTATCATCTGGCTAAAGCTGGAGCAAAGGTGACGTTAGTTGACCGTCAAGATCCAGGACAGGCTACGGATGCAGCTGCAGGCATTCTTTGTCCGTGGGTGACGCAACGTCGGAATAAAGCATGGTATCGGCTGGCTAAAAACGGAGCGAGGCATTATCCTGCTTTAATTAAAGAATTGGAGGAAGAGGGGATAACAGATACAGGGTATGCACGGGTCGGGACCATTTGCTTGCACACGGATGAAGAAAAGCTGGATAAAATAGAGGAAAGGGCGTATAAACGGCGCCAGGACGCTCCGGAAATAGGAGAAATTACGCGCTTGTCCCCTAAGGAGACGAAAGATTTATTTCCACCGTTGAAAGAGCAGTATAGCGCCGTACATATCAGTGGGGGAGCCCGTGTGAACGGCAGAGCTTTACGCGAAGCGCTTGTTTATGTTGCTAAGCGCTACGGGGCTTCTTTTCTTTATGGTGATGCGACGCTGGTTGCCGAAGATAACCATGTGATTGGCATCAAGGTAAACGGAGAGAAATTATATGCTGATCAAGTGATTGTCACAACGGGCGCTTGGGCAAAAGCGCTATTGCAACCACTAGGCGTTCGATTGCAGGTGGCTCCACAAAGAGCCCAAATCGTTCACCTAGAACTCCCAGATACAGATACGAGTAAATGGCCGGTAGTCATGCCCCCTGCTAACAAGTATATTCTCTCCTTTGAAGGCGGCCGGGTCGTCATAGGCGCAACACACGAAGACAATGTTGGCTTTGATGCCAGAGTGACAGCCGGTGGCCTGCATGAAATTCTTAACAAAGCACTGGAGATTGCCCCTGGTTTAGCTAACGGTACCGTGCTTGAAACAAGAGTGGGCTTTCGGCCACTAACTCCAGGATTTCTCCCTGTTGTAGGCCCTTTACCGGGTTATAAAGGGGTGCTAATTGCCAATGGACTAGGCTCTTCAGGATTAACGGTTGGGCCATATCTGGGTGCTGAACTTGCCAAGCTTGCTTTGGGAAGGGAAATGGAGATTGACATCACGGACTACGATGTTTGTAGTGCCTTAGAAAACCATTAA
- a CDS encoding NUDIX hydrolase, with protein sequence MFEYTLCFIRRDNHILMLNREKAPWQGMWNGIGGKIDPGESPDTSMKREIAEEAGLNIEPVLRGCVRWNVDHARYGGMYVYTAELDIDIPYITPKKNDEGILDWKHIDWVMDPENLGIVSNIPKFLPALFEEQHMYEHHCVYRGNQLVDYVRKQWAPNLIKG encoded by the coding sequence GTGTTTGAGTACACGCTCTGCTTCATCAGACGGGATAACCACATTCTCATGCTTAACAGGGAAAAAGCGCCTTGGCAAGGCATGTGGAACGGGATTGGCGGGAAGATAGACCCCGGTGAGTCTCCTGATACAAGCATGAAAAGAGAGATAGCTGAAGAAGCGGGGTTAAACATAGAGCCGGTTTTAAGAGGTTGTGTGAGATGGAACGTAGATCATGCCCGTTACGGAGGTATGTATGTTTACACCGCTGAACTGGACATTGACATCCCATACATAACCCCAAAGAAAAATGACGAGGGGATTTTAGATTGGAAGCATATCGATTGGGTTATGGATCCTGAAAATTTGGGCATAGTCAGCAACATTCCTAAATTTTTACCCGCGTTATTTGAGGAGCAGCACATGTATGAACATCATTGTGTTTATCGGGGCAACCAGCTGGTCGATTATGTAAGGAAACAATGGGCTCCAAACTTAATCAAGGGGTAG
- a CDS encoding flavin reductase family protein translates to MFYEVKELSGKECYQLLNSLVTPRPIAWVSSLSAEGVVNLAPHSYFTVVCTYPPMIGFSAGGPKDTPRNILATKEFVVNVVTEELTERMNLTAVEFPPEVSELEEVGLTAESSRFVRVPRVKESPMHMECRLVDIHEYGPRPAYFIIGEVLAFHIDPQVTRNGKVDPALLKAVGRMGGAYYTRTTDYFELPRVSYEEYQQHHKHKRS, encoded by the coding sequence ATGTTTTATGAAGTGAAGGAATTAAGCGGCAAGGAATGTTATCAATTGTTAAACAGCCTGGTCACGCCCCGGCCCATTGCCTGGGTCAGCAGTCTGAGTGCAGAAGGAGTGGTTAATTTGGCTCCACACAGCTATTTCACGGTGGTTTGCACTTATCCGCCCATGATCGGTTTTTCAGCTGGCGGCCCTAAAGATACTCCCCGCAACATTCTAGCGACCAAAGAGTTTGTCGTTAATGTGGTCACGGAAGAATTGACTGAGCGGATGAATTTGACCGCTGTGGAGTTTCCGCCTGAGGTGAGTGAGCTGGAGGAGGTCGGTTTGACAGCAGAATCTTCCCGTTTTGTCCGTGTCCCCAGAGTGAAGGAATCTCCAATGCATATGGAATGCCGTTTGGTCGATATTCATGAGTACGGTCCGCGTCCCGCTTATTTTATTATCGGGGAAGTGCTGGCTTTTCATATTGACCCCCAAGTCACACGTAACGGGAAAGTTGACCCCGCTTTACTGAAAGCGGTAGGCCGCATGGGAGGAGCTTATTACACCCGGACAACAGACTATTTTGAACTCCCAAGAGTCAGCTATGAGGAGTATCAGCAGCACCATAAGCACAAAAGATCATGA
- a CDS encoding RNA-guided endonuclease InsQ/TnpB family protein, translating into MANKAYKFRLYPTQEQEQLLAKTFDCVRFVYNKMLEERQHIYDTFKDDKEALKQHKFPTPAKYKKDFPWLKEVDSLALANAQLNLQKAFTNFFSGRAGFPKFKSRKAKQSYTTNMVNGNMKLADGSIKLPKLKWVKFKQHREIPADHTIKSCTITKTKTGKYFISILTEYEHQPVPKEIENVVGLDFSMNTLYVDSEGKRANYPRFYRQALEKLARAQRVLSRRRKGSNRWHKQRLKVAQLHEKIANQRQDFLHQASRQLANRYDAVVIEDLNMKGMAQALHFGQSVHDNGWGMFTTFLQYKLEEQGKQLIKIDKWFPSSKTCSCCGRVKVSLSLSERLFRCACGFVADRDTNAAINIKKEGLKQLGTA; encoded by the coding sequence ATGGCCAACAAAGCCTACAAATTCCGTCTGTATCCAACACAAGAACAGGAACAACTGCTCGCCAAAACGTTCGATTGCGTCCGTTTCGTCTACAACAAAATGCTTGAGGAACGTCAACACATCTATGACACGTTCAAAGACGACAAAGAAGCTTTGAAACAGCACAAATTTCCCACTCCGGCCAAGTACAAAAAAGATTTTCCGTGGCTTAAAGAAGTCGATAGCCTTGCCTTAGCCAACGCTCAATTAAACTTGCAAAAAGCATTCACCAACTTCTTCTCTGGCCGAGCGGGATTTCCCAAGTTCAAAAGCCGCAAGGCGAAACAGTCGTATACCACAAACATGGTCAATGGCAACATGAAGCTTGCCGATGGCTCTATCAAGCTACCCAAACTGAAATGGGTCAAATTCAAGCAACATCGAGAAATTCCTGCTGACCACACCATCAAGTCGTGCACGATCACGAAAACTAAAACAGGAAAATATTTTATCTCCATCCTGACCGAATACGAGCACCAACCGGTGCCAAAAGAAATAGAAAACGTTGTTGGGCTCGATTTTTCCATGAATACGCTGTATGTCGATAGCGAGGGTAAGAGAGCCAATTATCCTCGATTCTATCGGCAAGCCTTGGAAAAACTGGCCCGAGCCCAACGGGTGCTGTCACGCCGCAGGAAAGGTTCCAACCGTTGGCACAAACAGCGGCTGAAAGTAGCCCAGTTGCACGAAAAGATTGCCAACCAACGTCAGGATTTTCTGCATCAGGCTTCACGACAATTGGCCAACCGGTATGATGCCGTGGTGATTGAAGACCTCAACATGAAAGGGATGGCTCAAGCCCTCCATTTCGGTCAAAGCGTCCACGACAACGGCTGGGGCATGTTCACTACTTTCCTTCAGTACAAGTTAGAAGAACAGGGAAAGCAGCTGATCAAAATTGACAAATGGTTCCCCTCATCCAAAACGTGTTCATGTTGTGGTCGAGTGAAGGTGTCTCTATCGCTTTCCGAACGTCTATTTCGTTGTGCATGCGGTTTTGTGGCAGACAGAGACACCAACGCCGCCATCAATATCAAAAAGGAAGGTCTGAAACAGTTAGGGACTGCCTAA
- a CDS encoding DUF456 domain-containing protein, which translates to MESAAWDIVWWLVIISLFVLSIAGLMYPVIPSILLVWAGFAIYQFAVAPALPTSFWVVMAVFTLLVFAADYVSNLYFVRKYGGSRVSQWAAVGGLIVGPFLMGPVGLIVAPFLAVTLVELTRQQDPGQAVRVAVGTLLGFVSSTLFKLVVQLIMIGWFLWLVLV; encoded by the coding sequence ATGGAAAGTGCTGCTTGGGATATTGTCTGGTGGCTGGTGATCATCAGTTTATTTGTACTCAGTATAGCAGGCCTTATGTATCCGGTGATTCCTTCCATTTTGCTGGTTTGGGCCGGATTTGCCATTTATCAATTTGCGGTAGCACCAGCTTTGCCAACCTCCTTTTGGGTCGTGATGGCTGTTTTCACACTGCTTGTCTTTGCGGCCGACTATGTGTCCAATCTCTACTTTGTCCGGAAATACGGCGGATCAAGGGTTTCCCAATGGGCTGCTGTTGGCGGGCTCATTGTGGGACCTTTTCTGATGGGCCCTGTAGGCTTGATCGTGGCTCCTTTCCTGGCTGTCACATTGGTTGAGCTGACACGGCAGCAAGATCCCGGTCAGGCAGTGCGGGTGGCCGTCGGGACGCTGCTTGGTTTTGTGAGCAGCACCTTGTTCAAATTGGTGGTCCAATTGATCATGATCGGCTGGTTTTTATGGCTGGTCTTGGTTTAA
- a CDS encoding RNA-guided endonuclease InsQ/TnpB family protein, with product MANKAYKFRLYPTQEQEQLLAKTFGCVRFVYNKMLEERQHIYDTFKDDKEALKQHKFPTPAKYKRDFPWLKEVDSLALANAQLNLQKAFTNFFSGRAGFPKFKSRKAKQSYTTNIVNGNMKLADGSIKLPKLKWVKLKQHREIPADHTIKSCTITKTKTGKYFISILTEYEHQPVPKEIENVVGLDFSMNTLYVDSEGKRANYPRFYRQALEKLARPLLFGQSVHDNGWGLFTTFLQYKLAEQGKKLIKIDKWFPSSKTCSCCGRVKVSLSLSERLFRCACGFVADRDINAAINIKKEGLKQLGIA from the coding sequence ATGGCCAACAAAGCCTACAAATTCCGTTTGTATCCAACACAAGAACAAGAACAACTGCTCGCCAAAACGTTCGGTTGCGTCCGTTTCGTCTACAACAAAATGCTTGAGGAACGTCAACACATCTATGACACGTTCAAAGACGACAAAGAAGCTTTGAAACAGCACAAATTTCCCACTCCGGCCAAGTACAAACGGGATTTTCCGTGGCTCAAAGAAGTCGATAGCCTTGCCTTAGCCAACGCTCAATTAAACCTGCAAAAAGCATTCACCAACTTCTTCTCTGGCCGGGCGGGATTTCCCAAGTTCAAAAGCCGCAAGGCCAAACAGTCGTATACCACAAACATAGTCAATGGCAACATGAAGCTTGCCGATGGCTCTATCAAGTTACCCAAATTGAAATGGGTCAAATTGAAGCAACATCGAGAAATTCCTGCTGACCACACCATCAAGTCGTGCACGATCACGAAAACGAAAACAGGAAAATATTTTATCTCCATCCTGACCGAATACGAGCACCAACCGGTGCCAAAAGAAATAGAAAACGTTGTTGGGCTCGATTTTTCCATGAATACGCTGTATGTTGATAGCGAGGGTAAGAGAGCCAATTATCCTCGATTCTATCGGCAAGCCTTGGAAAAACTGGCTCGACCCCTCCTTTTCGGTCAAAGCGTCCACGACAACGGTTGGGGCCTGTTCACTACTTTCCTTCAATACAAGTTAGCAGAACAGGGAAAGAAGCTGATCAAAATCGACAAATGGTTCCCCTCATCCAAAACGTGTTCATGTTGTGGCCGGGTGAAGGTGTCTCTATCGCTTTCCGAACGTCTATTTCGTTGTGCATGCGGTTTTGTGGCAGACAGAGATATCAACGCCGCCATCAATATCAAAAAGGAAGGCCTGAAACAGTTAGGGATTGCCTAA